In the Gorilla gorilla gorilla isolate KB3781 chromosome 10, NHGRI_mGorGor1-v2.1_pri, whole genome shotgun sequence genome, one interval contains:
- the DDX51 gene encoding ATP-dependent RNA helicase DDX51 — MALFYVARYPDPDAAAAAGPEGAEAGAHGRARALLERLQSRARERQQQREPAQTEAAAPAEPATRRRRRPRRRRRVNDAEPGSPEAPQGKRRKADGEDAGAESNEEAPGELSAGSSEEAPGERSASAEAAPDGRALEEAAGPLVPGLVLGGFGKRKAPKVQPFLPRWLAEPNCVRKNVTEDLVPVEDIRDVHPDLQKQLRAHGISSYFPVQAAVIPALLESAACGFLVGRGGYRPSDLCVSAPTGSGKTLAFVIPVVQALLSRVVCHIRALVVLPTKELAQQVSKVFNIYTDATPLRVSLVTGQKSLAKEQESLVQKTADGYRCLADIVVATPGRLVDHIDQTPGFSLQQLRFLVIDEADRMIDSMHQSWLPRVVAAAFQSEDPADPCALLQRRQAQAVTAASTCCPQMPLQKLLFSATLTQNPEKLQQLGLHQPRLFSTGLAHRGLEDTDGDRDSGKYTFPVGLTHHYVPCSLNSKPLVVLHLVLEMGFSRVLCFTNSRENSHRLFLLVQAFGGVDVAEFSSRYGPGQRRMILKQFEQGKIQLLISTDATARGIDVQGVELVVNYDAPQYLRTYVHRVGRTARAGKTGQAFTLLLKVQERRFLRMLTEAGAPELQRHELSSKLLQPLVPRYEEALSQLEESVKEERKQRAA, encoded by the exons ATGGCGCTGTTCTACGTCGCGCGGTACCCTGACCCTGATGCGGCAGCTGCGGCGGGGCCGGAGGGCGCGGAGGCCGGGGCGCACGGCAGGGCCCGTGCGCTGCTCGAGCGGCTGCAGAGCCGGGCCCGCGAACGGCAGCAGCAGCGGGAGCCCGCGCAGACCGAGGCGGCTGCACCGGCCGAGCCGGCGACCAGGAGGCGACGGCGgccccggcggcggcggcgggtgaaCGACGCGGAGCCGGGGAGCCCGGAGGCGCCGCAGGGAAAGCGACGGAAGGCGGACGGCGAGGACGCGGGCGCAG AAAGCAACGAGGAGGCGCCGGGGGAGCTCAGCGCAGGGAGCAGCGAGGAGGCGCCGGGGGAGCGCAGCGCCAGCGCCGAGGCGGCCCCAGATGGACGGGCCCTGGAGGAGGCGGCCGGACCCCTGGTCCCCGGCCTGGTGCTGGGGGGGTTCGGGAAGAGGAAGGCGCCGAAG GTCCAGCCTTTCCTGCCAAGGTGGCTGGCTGAGCCTAACTGTGTCAGAAAGAATGTCACCGAAGACCTGGTTCCTGTCGAGGACATCCGTGACGTCCATCCTGACCTGCAGAAGCAGCTGCGGGCACACGGCATCTCGTCCTACTTTCCAG TCCAGGCAGCTGTGATTCCCGCCCTCCTGGAGAGCGCGGCCTGTGGGTTTCTGGTGGGCAGAGGCGGCTACCGGCCTAGCGACCTCTGTGTTTCTGCCCCAACAGGCAGTGGGAAGACACTGGCCTTCGTCATCCCTGTGGTGCAG GCACTGCTTTCGAGAGTGGTCTGCCACATCCGTGCCCTGGTTGTGCTGCCCACCAAGGAGCTGGCCCAGCAG GTGAGCAAAGTTTTCAACATCTACACAGATGCCACACCTCTGAGAGTCTCTCTGGTTACGGGACAGAAGTCTCTGGCCAAGGAGCAGGAGAGTCTCGTCCAGAAAAC AGCTGATGGGTACCGCTGTTTGGCTGACATCGTGGTAGCCACCCCCGGCCGCCTGGTGGACCACATCGACCAGACCCCAGGATTCAGCCTCCAGCAGCTCCGCTTCCTG GTTATCGACGAGGCTGACCGGATGATTGACAGCATGCATCAGTCCTGGTTGCCACGGGTGGTGGCGGCCGCCTTCCAGAGCGAGGACCCCGCAGACCCCTGTGCCCTGCTCCAGCGAAGGCAGGCCCAGGCTGTGACAGCCGCCAG CACCTGCTGTCCCCAGATGCCCCTGCAGAAGCTGCTCTTCTCAGCTACTCTGACCCAGAACCCGGAAAAGCTGCAGCAGCTGGGCCTCCACCAGCCCCGGCTTTTCTCCACAGGGCTAGCACACAGGGGCCTGGAAGATACAGATGGGGACAGGGATTCGGGGAAGTATACCTTTCCTGTTGGGCTCACG CACCACTACGTGCCCTGCAGCCTCAATTCTAAGCCGCTGGTCGTCCTGCACCTGGTCCTGGAGATGGGCTTCTCGAGGGTTCTCTGCTTCACTAACTCCCGAGAGAACTCCCACAG GCTCTTCCTGCTGGTGCAAGCTTTTGGGGGTGTGGACGTGGCTGAGTTCTCCTCGCGCTACGGGCCTGGCCAGAGGAGGATGATCCTGAAGCAGTTTGAACAGGGGAAGATCCAGCT GCTCATCAGCACGGACGCCACCGCGCGAGGCATCGACGTGCAGGGCGTGGAGCTGGTGGTGAACTACGACGCCCCCCAGTACCTGAGAACCTACGTGCACCG GGTTGGGAGGACAGCTcgcgctgggaaaactggacagGCCTTCACACTGCTCCTGAAAGTGCAG GAGAGGAGATTCCTCCGGATGCTAACTGAAGCTGGGGCACCTGAGTTGCAGCGGCACGAGCTCTCCAGCAAGCTGCTGCAGCCGCTGGTTCCTCGGTACGAGGAGGCCCTGTCCCAGCTGGAGGAGTCTGTCAAG GAAGAGCGCAAGCAGAGGGCGGCCTAG
- the NOC4L gene encoding nucleolar complex protein 4 homolog, which yields MEREPGAAGVRRALGRRLEAVLASRREANAVFDILAVLQSEDQEEIQEAVRTCSRLFGALLERGELFVGQLPSEEMVMTGSQGATRKYKVWMRHRYHSCCNRLGELLGHPSFQVKELALSALMKFVQLEGAHPLEKSKWESNYLFPRELFKLVVGGLLSPEEDQSLLLSQFREYLDYDDTRYHTMQAAVDAMARVTGQHPEVPPAFWNNAFTLLSAVSLPRQEPTVSSFYVKRAELWDTWKVAHLKEHRRAFQAMWLSFLKHKLPLSLYKKVLLIVHDAILPQLAQPTLMIDFLTRACDLGGALSLLALNGLFILIHKHNLEYPDFYRKLYGLLDPSVFHVKYRARFFHLADLFLSSSHLPAYLVAAFAKRLARLALTAPPEALLMVLPFICNLLRRHPACRVLVHRPHGPELDADPYDPGEEDPAQSRALESSLWELQALQRHYHPEVSKAASVINQALSMPEVSIAPLLELTAYEIFERDLKKKGPEPVPLEFIPTQGLLGRPGELCAQYFTLS from the exons ATGGAGCGGGAGCCGGGCGCCGCGGGAGTTCGCCGGGCTCTGGGCCGCCGGCTGGAGGCGGTGCTGGCGAGCCGCAGGGAGGCCAACGCCGTGTTCGACATCCTGGCCGTGCTGCAG TCTGAGGACCAGGAGGAGATCCAGGAAGCAGTCCGCACGTGCAGCCGTCTTTTTGGGGCCTTGCTGGAGCGGGGAGAGCTGTTTGTGGGCCAGCTGCCCTCTGAGGAGATGGTCATGACAG GGTCCCAGGGAGCCACACGGAAGTACAAAGTGTGGATGAGACACCGCTATCACAGCTGCTGCAATCGCTTGGGAGAGCTCCTGGGCCACCCCTCCTTTCAGGTCAAG GAGCTGGCCCTCAGCGCACTCATGAAGTTCGTGCAGCTGGAAGGAGCGCACCCCCTGGAGAAGTCCAAGTGGGAAAGCAACTACCTGTTCCCCCGAGAGCTCTTCAAG TTGGTGGTGGGAGGCCTGCTGTCTCCTGAGGAGGACCAGAGCCTACTCCTGTCCCAGTTCCGGGAGTACCTGGACTACGATGACACCCGCTACCACACCATGCAGGCAGCCGTGGATGCCATGGCCCGGGTCACTGGCCAGCACCCCGAG GTGCCTCCCGCCTTTTGGAACAACGCCTTCACGCTGCTGTCTGCCGTGAGCCTGCCCCGCCAGGAGCCCACCGTCTCCAGCTTCTATGTGAAGCGGGCGG AGCTGTGGGACACCTGGAAGGTTGCTCACCTGAAG GAGCACAGGAGGGCTTTCCAGGCCATGTGGCTCAGCTTCCTCAAGCACAAG CTGCCCCTCAGCCTCTACAAGAAGGTGCTGCTGATTGTGCATGACGCCATCCTGCCGCAGTTGGCGCAGCCCACGCTCATGATCGACTTCCTCACCCGCGCCTGCGACCTCG gGGGGGCCCTCAGCCTCTTGGCCTTGAACGGGCTGTTCATCTTGATTCACAAACACAACCT GGAGTACCCCGACTTCTACCGGAAGCTCTACGGCCTCTTGGACCCCTCTGTCTTTCACGTCAAGTACCGCGCCCGCTTCTTCCACCTGGCTGACCTCTTCCTGTCCTCCTC CCACCTCCCCGCCTACCTGGTGGCCGCCTTCGCCAAGCGCCTGGCCCGCCTGGCCCTGACGGCTCCCCCCGAGGCCCTGCTCATGGTCCTGCCTTTCATCTGTAACCTGCTGCGCCGGCACCCTGCCTGCCGGGTCCTCGTGCACCGTCCACACGGCCCTG AGTTGGACGCCGACCCCTACGACCCTGGAGAGGAGGACCCAGCCCAGAGCCGGGCCTTGGAAAGCTCCCTGTGGGAGCTTCAG GCCCTCCAGCGCCACTACCACCCTGAGGTGTCCAAAGCCGCCAGCGTCATCAACCAGGCCCTGTCCATGCCTGAGGTCAGCATTGCGCCACTGCTGGAGCTCACGGCCTACGAG ATCTTTGAGCGGGACCTGAAGAAGAAGGGGCCCGAGCCGGTGCCGCTGGAGTTTATTCCAACCCAGGGCCTGCTGGGACGGCCGGGTGAACTCTGTGCCCAGTACTTCACGCTCAGCTGA